Part of the Nicotiana sylvestris chromosome 2, ASM39365v2, whole genome shotgun sequence genome, ACTTATGTGGTAATTCCCTACCTATATATACCAGCTTCGATTTCATACTTGATCTGTTTGACACATTGAGAACTTTCTTGTTTAATATTGGATGAACTCAAAATAGGAAATAAAGTCTACTACTGCAATAACATATAATAACATTTAGTTATTTCCATGCAATGATTCCTAAATTGCCAATAAACAATCAAGAGAATAGCTAGAGGATACACAAGTTTTACTTTTCCAGACTTTAGCTTACCATCAAAATATAAACATCAAGAACAAAAGTAAATGCCTACGAATATCCAAGTATATGAATATATATTCTAGGTTCTCTTCTCATAAGCAAGGATAGGAACAGGTGAATGGTAGTTCATCTGCTACTGTTGCTTTTTTATTTTGACATCTTTTATTCATTTTCTAAGCTAGAGCTACGTTGGGTCTATTTCTAGAGAGGTCTCTATCACCCAAATTATGCACTTTTATACCTACTAAACTTACTGTTCTTTTTGTCAATTCCCATACCTACTAGATCTACTGTTCTTCTCCTCTACCGTAATTTAGATATTAAAATAATACCACATGCTTCAGAATAATGAGTGCACATGATATCTTACGCGAATATCACATAGTATGCATGTTTTTCGCCTCGATAATGGCGTAGTTCACGGAGAAAATCAGTGAGATCTATTAGGCTTAAGCTGACAATATGTATCATGAACTTGGCTATGATAAAATTATGACAAACCAATCTAAGTTAATAAGATGAAAGGGAACAATGGTGTCTAGCCATTAACTTTCTgttgcttcttttttctttgttatttttATAATCTTCTGTCTACCCCTGATTTTGTTCCATCTACACTGTTATATATAGTTTTTCTAACTGAAATTTCTTATTTCTTCTACATGTTTTCAATATTGAAGTTTACTAGAAGCAAATTTTTGACGACATACAGATTAACCATCATTTTGCTAggaatttcaagaaaattttacaTTACAATCGCGGGATATTAGTGATATGTAGTTTTTTGCTAAATGTTTATGAACACAGTATCTTGACTAGCTTACATTATTGATGTACAGTGCAACTAACTGATGTTGatcatttttaaaattccaactttaattactttatcttatttaaaatcccactttttatttttttaaaagagaatctcactttatttaacttttctttaaaaaacaaaccactatcttttctttttcttttaaaaatgctactttcaattactttaaattttttaaattttcagatacctttatatttattttttaattccaaccttcttttacttttaaattttttaaaaatttccacaaaactttttattttttttaaattttctacattcttttactttttttaaaaaaaaaaagagaatttcacctatttttacttttatatttttttattcaatacttccctttttcttatttttttaaatcattcccgaaattattatatatttttaaaaaaaataaaaaaaaattaaaataaaatattttcggattttttatatataaaaaaaacaaaaaataaaactattaatagtgataattcaccttttattttttatttttttggttttgttttgtgttggacaaaaatgaagaaggggtgttgggttaatggagcggaccgggtcgacccggtttgaagtggaccgggtcatggggaaagttggagaagtggcccaatccgatttttctttgtatttttgttctcttttcttcttttatttttctaaaactaaattataaaagtacttaaattattattaagaactaaattaagttataaaagcgcaaattaacttccaataacaattaacgcacaattaagtaataattaagcataaaattattcatttggacattaaattctaaaaatgcaaaagatgcctatttttgtaagttttaatttttgtaaacaaatttaattactaacaattgtagaattaaatcctacatgcaaaaatgcgacatattttgtattttttattaatcaaataaacatgcatagacaaacatacaaatagttacacaaaatatcacaaaatatcacaaaaaattgcacaccaagaaaaattattttatttttgaattttttgggagtaattctcatatatggcaaaaatcacgtgcttacacaccccaaggtgatacactgggcctaacAAACCCCTTCGCTAACAACTcatcaagctgctccttcaactccttcaactctttaggAGACATATGGTACGGTGGAATGGATATAGGTTGGGTGCATGGatccaaatcaatacagaaatcaatatcacgatctggtggcatgccagggaaatcagaaggaaacacatcagcAAACTCTCGAACTACTAGAACCGAATCAATCGTCGAAGACTCTGCAGTGGTAtcccgaacataagccaaatacaccaaacaccccttctcaaccatttgccgagccttcaggaaagagataacccgactagacgtatcaactgtggaacccttccactctaacCTCGGCAACCCTGGAATCGCTAGTGAAACAATCTTGGCATGGAAATCTTGGAcggcgtgatatggagataaccaatccatgcccaagatgaccTCAAAGTCTATCATATCAAGCAATAGGAGATCCGCTCTAGTATCGAAACcatagaatgtgaccacacaggaccggtagatccaatccacaaccacagaatcgcccacaggagtggacacatgaacaggagtgcccaaaggctcaggagaaataacCAAGAAACgggcaaacagagatgatacatatgaataagtagaccctggatcaaataataccgaagcatctctaccgccgacagaaataatacctgtgatgacggcatctgaggccaatgcatctggcctggCCGGAAGGGcgtagaatctggctggagcgtcggctggctggcctccacctgactgagcagtagctggctgacctctccctgcctggcctccacctctaggatggcccctaccattCTACCATCTACCTCTAGGTGGCAGGCAGccggtgctgaaatcataggctgCTGGCCCTGCTGCACTGCCTTGCCCTAAAACCTGGGGTAGTATCTCTTCATATGACCAAGGTCCCCTCACCCGAAACAACCCCGTGGTGTGATGGCCTACTGCCCTGATGGCTAACCCTGATGGCATGTAGACCTACTAGAAGAAGCCTGAATAGTCGGTGGACTGTATGAACTCTCCGGCATAGCACTGAAATAAGAATCAGAAGAACCCTGAGGACCTAAATATCCatcggaggaaccctgaatagctggtgagCGATAAGAACTCTCTAGCATGGCGCTGAAATAGGGGCGCATTGGAGCACCCCGAGCATGTGATGGTGCTAAATATGGGGGCCTGCTAGGCTATCCCTTCGcaaactgacctctgcccctagtcggggcacctctgaactctccggaGAATCTAGCCCTCTTATCCTGCTGCATCTGCTCCCTACCCCTCAAACGGTTGCCCTCAAACCTCCGAGTAATCTCCACTACTAACTGATAATGAGTCCTCATCTCCATCTCTCGGGCCATGTTGGCCTTGATGCTAGAATGCAACCCTGCAACAAACCTCCGTACCCTCTCTAcatcagtaggaagtatcatcaatGCATGGCGGGATAGCTCAGAAAACCTCACATCATAATCGGTCACAGTCATCTGACCCTGTtcaagctgctcaaactgatatCGCAGcgcttccctctcagagggtggaatatacctgtcTAGAAACAACTGCGTGAACTAACTCCAAGTGATAGTAGGAAAACCTGCAGGTCTGCCCAGAACATAAGACTACCACCATCTGCGGGCCCTGCCCtctagctgaaaagtagtgaagtcaaccccatgcgactcaaatatcctcatgttgtgcagtttgtccctgcacctatcaatgaaatcctgggcatcctcatgacgctcacccccgaagataAGAGagtgaagtctagtccatctatccaataattTCTACGGGTCGCCATCCATAGTTGGTCTGGGCTGGGGCACCACTGCAGCAATGGACTGAGCCCCATCTATGAGCagtgcacccggagtctgatacactacaGCTGCATGACCatgagcctgagcagtaggggtctgggctccccctcctgcctgtgatgtagctggatctactggaaataaaccagcctgagtcatggtaTTCATGAATCATAGCATACGACCCATGACCTTTTGGAATCCCGATGTTGTCATAAAGTCCGCTAGGGTAGGCTCAGCTGTGGGCACCTTACCTTACTCCTAGATGATAGGATCTCCCGCAGGATCTGCTGGTGGTGCTACTGGGATAGCTCTGGGATGCCCTCatcccctacctcgggccggtgccctcccccggcctctgcctcggcctctagcaatggggggagcagctcctcccagGTTTGGGACATCAGTCGtctgtgtcctcaccatctgtgagagaatagaagggGGAAATTTAGTATATTAACCAgtgcacgataggaaatgaacAAAGAGTAGCTTTTCCTAACACCATATAGCCTCTCGaaaataaatacagacgtctccgtaccgttcgcaagactctattaggtttgcccatgacttgtgagacctacgtgaacctagtgctttgataccatgttgtcacgatccatttccataataggtcgtgatggtgcccaacaccattgtaaggcaagccaacgcggaaatacAATTAAGTTCTCATTTTTACATTTGCCAAAATAAGTGCAGCAATTTCTTAAGTTAAAGTTTAAACCAGAAACGATCAGTAATGTGCCAAGAAAATAGTTATACAATCCCAAAATAATATTCTACTAATATgtatgccaagacctggtgtcacaagtagtgggcaactagtagaatgtaaaAAAGAATAgatctatcctactgtccgagatagaatagacaacaaaattaaagaaagactccatcaagctgctgaacggcaCAGGAAGGGAGCATCTCACTATGGAAGTCTCGAACTATGAATTAGGGGCgtgcaccagactgatagccagatgtacctacctcagatcctatacaattaagtacagaagtgtagtatgagtacataaacaacatgtacccagcaagtatcccgtctaatctcgaagaagtagagacgagaggtcgacttgatacttactagggtcaaataatataataaagtgttattcaaaacaTGGGAGTCACAAGCATTTAACAGTTTGTAGCAAGAGGTAGTAAGTCATAGTCTCAACAATTTTGCAGTTAGCCATTcacatttcaaatatttagcagcacaagtcatggataagatttcacacAGATATTATGCGCACATTATGTCGAGGTCAACGGCCCaatccaacagaaaataaactgtgcactgccataGGGTCGAATGgggcaaaccatagatgcatctatttctactgaggcaatcggcccgatccacaaatatcaatttatATCAAGAAAACACATGATGGCGCATTTATTTTCAAACAATTTCATACAAGTATCCAACAAGTGTATACGTTAGCTTGTATTCCTTTCCAAGTCTCTTgcatatcctaagtgatcacattagcaagaaaatatagagacattcacaaatatagcatgatacgggtcctagactacccgaacaattaacataatagtagctacgcacggactctcatcacctagtgcgtacgtagcccccgcatttagtagcaaattactcaattattacacctatggggacaattccctcttacaaggttagaaaggagacttaccttgctccaaagtgcacttccaataccaagaatgaGCCCAAAccccaatttggagccgaacgatccaaaactagttaaatgaggtaggaactagttaatataagctcacaagatcgtattctagctatttaagaaatttcccaaccttaaacacaagtttcctaaaatccgatcACGGGCCCACgggcccggattccgaaatttttcgaaggaagttgttctctataacctaaggatcaaaaCCTTAGGTTTTCACTCaaatcccatgattttcactaattttggtgtgttaatctacccaaaacccaagtattaaactcacattaagtaggaaTAACTTGCCTcacaatgctaggttgaaatcctctctttgaaagctcccaaatcgcccaagtgtagaagtgaaatgaaataaattgCCTAAGTCCCATTTTTAAAAGCTGTGTCCAGGCCTCTGATGTCGCATTTTCGACACcaggctcgcaaatgcaaagtcgCAGTTGCGAcaatatgttcgcaaatgcgaactgggCCTCCCTCTGccttgatcgcaattgcgatagagGGGTCGCTAATGCGGACCCTGctgggttcgcaaatgcaaagcaaaagtcgcaaatgcgaccactaCCCCTCAACAGGTTTCATCACAAATTAGATTTTAACCTCGCAATTGTGATCAATATCTCGAAATTGCGAGATCTGCAGTAGCAGCAAAAACACCAAAACACTGGTGTGCTTTTCTACTCCCAACCCatgcccgaaactcacccaaaccCTCGGATCTCCACTCCGAACACTCACACTAGTCCAACAACATTGTACAAACTTGCTTGAGCGATCAAATCAccgaaataacacctaaaaccacGGATTCAACACCAAAACGCATGAATTCCTTAAGAAAATTCGAATTTCTCTCtttacaaccggacgtccgaatcatgtcaaatcagtctcgtttctcaccaaatttcatagacaagactaaaatattatattggacttGTACTGAGCTCTGAAACcaacatacgggcccgataccaacatgatcaagcATTATTCCTTTTCATTAAATCGTTAGAATTtaaatttaacaatttctaataaaaattcattactcgggatagggacctcgaaattcaattctaGGCATACGACTAGGTCCTATATTTTcccacggaccctccgggaccgtcaaaacacgaaTCCGGGTCCAttttctaaaaatgttgaccaaaatcaaccttagccttttaagaaaattttaaggaatcaaatgagcatatttcaagctaaactcttccaaatctcaaaccaaccatccccgcaggtTCTAAATTAGTTAAAGCATGCGCaaaaagttttatttaggggaacagggttctaaaagcaaaacgactagtcgggtcgttacattctccgagttagctcgttaggcgatttggttggttcctacagatagagagaggattaggaggttttttgatggcctcacttatcagcttcgtattctgatgaccagggagagggtgactggtgatagtttcgaggaggttgtggatattgcccgtgagattgaatCTGTTCGTCGTcaggagtgagaggagagggaggccaagagacctcgaggatctggtagttatagtggtgctccatcgagaggttagtttcagcacggtagaggccatccatttaggcatgctcagccagctcgcctaggttatcgtaGGGATTCATCAGGTCATGGTTTTCATAGTTCTCATCTGGGccaatcatcacttagtgccttccaactcagagtttgtcccgtgctccattagtttagggttcttctatgccaagtgcatctgttagtcactccggtgcaaggggttcccttcagtccccccTTATCCAGCACTTGGgatttgttatgagtgtggagagatgggccatatgtggaggcagtgtcctcgtcatcttgcAGGTTCATCTTAGCAGAGGGGTCAATCATTGGCtttagcgccagttacttcaccactactcgcccagccagctaggggtggaggtcagtcagctaggggtttccctagagggggaggtcgattaggtggcggtcaggcccgtttctatgcacttccagctagacctgatgctattgctttCGATGCTGtaattacaggtattgtttcagtctgccacagagatgcctctgtattatttaatCTCGGTTCCacattttcttatgtgtcatcatacttttctcgttatttgggtatgccccatgagtctcttgtttcacttattcatgtatctacccggtgggcgatactgttgttgtagactgtgtgtaccgctcgtgtgtggtgactattgggggtctggagacccgagtgaaccttttattattgtgtatggtggatttcgatgtcattttgggcatagattggttatctccatgtcgtgctattctagactgtcatgctaagacaatcacattggctatac contains:
- the LOC138886064 gene encoding uncharacterized protein, which gives rise to MTQAGLFPVDPATSQAGGGAQTPTAQAHGHAAVVYQTPGALLIDGAQSIAAVLFLDRYIPPSEREALRYQFEQLEQGQMTVTDYDVRFSELSRHALMILPTDVERVRRFVAGLHSSIKANMAREMEMRTHYQLVVEITRRFEGNRLRGREQMQQDKRARFSGEFRGAPTRGRAIQGSSDGYLGPQGSSDSYFSAMPESSYSPPTIQASSSRSTCHQGRGQPATAQSGGGQPADAPARFYALPARPDALASDAVITGIISVGGRDASVLFDPGSTYSYVSSLFARFLVISPEPLGTPVHVSTPVGDSVVVDWIYRSCVVTFYGFDTRADLLLLDMIDFEVILGMDWLSPYHAVQDFHAKIVSLAIPGLPRLEWKGSTVDTSSRVISFLKARQMVEKGCLVYLAYVRDTTAESSTIDSVLVVREFADVFPSDFPGMPPDRDIDFCIDLDPCTQPISIPPYHMSPKELKELKEQLDELLAKGFVRPSVSPWGV